One part of the Arabidopsis thaliana chromosome 1 sequence genome encodes these proteins:
- the TPR9 gene encoding Tetratricopeptide repeat (TPR)-like superfamily protein → MIFFPLLLRFSVCFWVFPNFTKYVQITQNLLFSYLRYYLQLNFSSLSFSLVLLSQAVSELANPELGCCGKNEETSLDLKRRGNHCFRSRDFDEALRLYSKALRVAPLDAIDGDKSLLASLFLNRANVLHNLGLLKESLRDCHRALRIDPYYAKAWYRRGKLNTLLGNYKDAFRDITVSMSLESSLVGKKQLQNELKAIPDYQNNQTLEHDEYRPSNDAGVDHLPSVQMEVKLRCVSTKEKGRGMVSECDIEEASVIHVEEPFSVVISKSCRETHCHFCLNELPADTVPCPSCSIPVYCSESCQIQSGGMLSTNEMDKHHIFQKLPDDIVEHIKGVTSADIYYFATDLIQEHQHECRGANWPAVLPSDAVLAGRIIMKLINQGKAATDLSNLQEILELSHTYSKMNPENKLELHLLSIVLIWCLSKSSCPNLSVCEASVTQTIILLSQIKVNSIAVARMKSSGDSFKCLPSGNISTKEPIQSLEQIRVGQALYKTGSLFNHSCKPNIHLYFLSRGLIMQTTEFVPTGCPLELSYGPEVGKWDCKNRIRFLEEEYFFHCRCRGCAQINISDLVINGYGCVNTNCTGVVLDSNVATCESEKLNHFFTAPRNVDQQVQMREKVYADVGEVASSLLSKPSGSLHIEPEICLKCGSRCDIENSHAEVNKAWNHMRRVEELMNSGRANYSVLSDCSRSIAVLRTFLHMYNKDIADAEDKVAQACYLAGELVDARKHCEASIKILKRLYEDEHVVIGNEMVKLASIQLASGDSSGAWDTTKRSSQIFSKYYGSHAETLFSYLPCLKQETAKAVNLSTS, encoded by the exons ATGATCTTctttccacttcttcttcgcttCTCCGTTTGTTTCTGGGTCTTCCCCAATTTCACCAAGTACGTACAAATTACCCAAAACCTACTCTTCTCTTATCTGCGCTACTATCTTCAATTGAACTTCTCATCGCTCTCCTTTTCCTTGGTTTTGCTTTCTCAGGCGGTGAGTGAGTTAGCGAATCCTGAATTGGGATGCTGTGGGAAGAACGAGGAGACATCTTTGGATTTGAAACGTAGAGGAAATCACTGTTTCCGTAGCCGAGATTTTGACGAAGCTTTGCGATTATACTCCAAGGCTTTACGTGTTGCTCCTCTAGATGCTATTGACGGAGATAAGAGCTTActtgcttctctgtttctgaatAGAGCTAATGTCCTTCAT AATCTTGGTCTTCTCAAAGAGAGTTTGCGGGACTGCCATCGTGCTCTTCGGATTGATCCTTATTATGCAAAG GCGTGGTATAGGAGAGGCAAACTTAATACTCTTCTTGGAAACTATAAAGATGCATTTCGTGACATTACAGTTTCTATGTCGCTTGAGTCATCACTTGTGGGGAAGAAGCAGCTACAAAATGAGCTTAAGGCTATACCTGACTACCAAAATAACCAAACATTGGAACACGATGAATATCGTCCAAGCAATGATGCTGGCGTGG ATCATCTGCCGAGTGTGCAAATGGAAGTAAAGCTGCGTTGTGTGTcgacaaaagagaaaggaagGGGTATGGTATCAGAATGTGATATCGAAGAAGCTTCTGTGATACATGTTGAAGAACCTTTTAGTGTG GTCATATCAAAAAGTTGTCGGGAAACACATTGCCATTTTTGCCTGAATGAGTTGCCTGCTGATACTGTCCCATGTCCATCATGCTCAATACCTGTGTACTGCTCAGAGTCCTGCCAAATCCAATCAGGTGGAATGCTGTCTACAAATGAGATGGATAAGCatcacatttttcaaaaactacCTGATGATATTGTTGAGCATATAAAAGGCGTTACATCAGctgatatttattattttgcgACTGATCTCATTCAAGAACACCAGCATGAGTGTAGGGGAGCCAATTGGCCTGCTGTACTGCCATCTGATGCTGTTTTAGCTGGTCGAATTATAATGAAGTTAATAAATCAAGGGAAAGCAGCTACTGATCTTTCTAACCTTCAGGAGATATTA GAACTTTCCCATACCTACTCTAAGATGAATCCAGAGAACAAGTTGGAGCTGCATCTACTTTCCATAGTATTGATTTGGTGCCTTAGTAAATCTAGCTGCCCTAATCTTTCGGTTTGTGAAGCTTCTGTGACGCAG ACTATCATACTGCTGTCACAAATCAAGGTGAACTCTATAGCTGTTGCCCGTATGAAATCCAGCGGCGATTCTTTCAAGTGCCTCCCATCTGGAAACATCTCAACAAAAGAGCCAATTCAGAGTTTAGAGCAG ATAAGAGTTGGCCAGGCTCTTTATAAAACTGGTAGTTTGTTCAATCATTCCTGCAAACCAAACATCCATTTGTATTTCCTTTCCCGTGGACTGATTATGCAAACTACAGAGTTTGTTCCCACGGGTTGTCCCCTTGAGCTGTCATATGGTCCTGAG GTTGGGAAATGGGACTGCAAAAATCGCATTAGATTTCTTGAAGAGGAGTACTTTTTCCATTGTCGGTGCCGTGGCTGTGCTCAAATTAACATATCAGACCTTGTCATCAATGGGTATGGCTGTGTCAATACAAACTGTACTGGTGTAGTTTTAGATAGTAATGTGGCCACATGTGAGTCCGAGAAgctaaaccatttttttactGCTCCAAGAAACGTGGATCAGCAAGTTCAG ATGAGAGAGAAGGTTTATGCTGATGTTGGGGAAGTGGCTTCGAGTTTGCTAAGTAAACCTAGTGGTTCCCTACATATAGAACCTGAGATATGTTTGAAATGTGGTTCCCGCTGTGACATAGAAAATTCTCATGCAGAGGTGAACAAAGCTTGGAATCACATGAGAAG GGTGGAAGAGTTGATGAATTCAGGACGGGCCAATTATTCTGTATTATCAGATTGTTCAAGGTCCATCGCCGTGCTCAGAACTTTCCTGCACATGTATAACAAAGACATCGCTGAT GCGGAGGATAAGGTTGCTCAGGCGTGCTATTTAGCTGGGGAACTGGTGGATGCAAGAAAGCATTGTGAAGCATCCATTAAG ATTCTGAAGAGGCTGTATGAGGATGAACACGTGGTGATTGGAAATGAAATGGTGAAGCTTGCGTCGATTCAGCTTGCATCAGGTGATTCCAGTGGAGCTTGGGACACTACAAAGAGATCGTCTCAGATATTCTCAAAGTATTACGGGTCACATGCTGAGactctcttctcttatctCCCATGTCTTAAGCAAGAAACTGCCAAAGCTGTGAATTTGTCAACTTCTTAA
- the TPR9 gene encoding Tetratricopeptide repeat (TPR)-like superfamily protein: MSLESSLVGKKQLQNELKAIPDYQNNQTLEHDEYRPSNDAGVDHLPSVQMEVKLRCVSTKEKGRGMVSECDIEEASVIHVEEPFSVVISKSCRETHCHFCLNELPADTVPCPSCSIPVYCSESCQIQSGGMLSTNEMDKHHIFQKLPDDIVEHIKGVTSADIYYFATDLIQEHQHECRGANWPAVLPSDAVLAGRIIMKLINQGKAATDLSNLQEILELSHTYSKMNPENKLELHLLSIVLIWCLSKSSCPNLSVCEASVTQTIILLSQIKVNSIAVARMKSSGDSFKCLPSGNISTKEPIQSLEQIRVGQALYKTGSLFNHSCKPNIHLYFLSRGLIMQTTEFVPTGCPLELSYGPEVGKWDCKNRIRFLEEEYFFHCRCRGCAQINISDLVINGYGCVNTNCTGVVLDSNVATCESEKLNHFFTAPRNVDQQVQMREKVYADVGEVASSLLSKPSGSLHIEPEICLKCGSRCDIENSHAEVNKAWNHMRRVEELMNSGRANYSVLSDCSRSIAVLRTFLHMYNKDIADAEDKVAQACYLAGELVDARKHCEASIKILKRLYEDEHVVIGNEMVKLASIQLASGDSSGAWDTTKRSSQIFSKYYGSHAETLFSYLPCLKQETAKAVNLSTS; this comes from the exons ATGTCGCTTGAGTCATCACTTGTGGGGAAGAAGCAGCTACAAAATGAGCTTAAGGCTATACCTGACTACCAAAATAACCAAACATTGGAACACGATGAATATCGTCCAAGCAATGATGCTGGCGTGG ATCATCTGCCGAGTGTGCAAATGGAAGTAAAGCTGCGTTGTGTGTcgacaaaagagaaaggaagGGGTATGGTATCAGAATGTGATATCGAAGAAGCTTCTGTGATACATGTTGAAGAACCTTTTAGTGTG GTCATATCAAAAAGTTGTCGGGAAACACATTGCCATTTTTGCCTGAATGAGTTGCCTGCTGATACTGTCCCATGTCCATCATGCTCAATACCTGTGTACTGCTCAGAGTCCTGCCAAATCCAATCAGGTGGAATGCTGTCTACAAATGAGATGGATAAGCatcacatttttcaaaaactacCTGATGATATTGTTGAGCATATAAAAGGCGTTACATCAGctgatatttattattttgcgACTGATCTCATTCAAGAACACCAGCATGAGTGTAGGGGAGCCAATTGGCCTGCTGTACTGCCATCTGATGCTGTTTTAGCTGGTCGAATTATAATGAAGTTAATAAATCAAGGGAAAGCAGCTACTGATCTTTCTAACCTTCAGGAGATATTA GAACTTTCCCATACCTACTCTAAGATGAATCCAGAGAACAAGTTGGAGCTGCATCTACTTTCCATAGTATTGATTTGGTGCCTTAGTAAATCTAGCTGCCCTAATCTTTCGGTTTGTGAAGCTTCTGTGACGCAG ACTATCATACTGCTGTCACAAATCAAGGTGAACTCTATAGCTGTTGCCCGTATGAAATCCAGCGGCGATTCTTTCAAGTGCCTCCCATCTGGAAACATCTCAACAAAAGAGCCAATTCAGAGTTTAGAGCAG ATAAGAGTTGGCCAGGCTCTTTATAAAACTGGTAGTTTGTTCAATCATTCCTGCAAACCAAACATCCATTTGTATTTCCTTTCCCGTGGACTGATTATGCAAACTACAGAGTTTGTTCCCACGGGTTGTCCCCTTGAGCTGTCATATGGTCCTGAG GTTGGGAAATGGGACTGCAAAAATCGCATTAGATTTCTTGAAGAGGAGTACTTTTTCCATTGTCGGTGCCGTGGCTGTGCTCAAATTAACATATCAGACCTTGTCATCAATGGGTATGGCTGTGTCAATACAAACTGTACTGGTGTAGTTTTAGATAGTAATGTGGCCACATGTGAGTCCGAGAAgctaaaccatttttttactGCTCCAAGAAACGTGGATCAGCAAGTTCAG ATGAGAGAGAAGGTTTATGCTGATGTTGGGGAAGTGGCTTCGAGTTTGCTAAGTAAACCTAGTGGTTCCCTACATATAGAACCTGAGATATGTTTGAAATGTGGTTCCCGCTGTGACATAGAAAATTCTCATGCAGAGGTGAACAAAGCTTGGAATCACATGAGAAG GGTGGAAGAGTTGATGAATTCAGGACGGGCCAATTATTCTGTATTATCAGATTGTTCAAGGTCCATCGCCGTGCTCAGAACTTTCCTGCACATGTATAACAAAGACATCGCTGAT GCGGAGGATAAGGTTGCTCAGGCGTGCTATTTAGCTGGGGAACTGGTGGATGCAAGAAAGCATTGTGAAGCATCCATTAAG ATTCTGAAGAGGCTGTATGAGGATGAACACGTGGTGATTGGAAATGAAATGGTGAAGCTTGCGTCGATTCAGCTTGCATCAGGTGATTCCAGTGGAGCTTGGGACACTACAAAGAGATCGTCTCAGATATTCTCAAAGTATTACGGGTCACATGCTGAGactctcttctcttatctCCCATGTCTTAAGCAAGAAACTGCCAAAGCTGTGAATTTGTCAACTTCTTAA
- the TPR9 gene encoding Tetratricopeptide repeat (TPR)-like superfamily protein (Tetratricopeptide repeat (TPR)-like superfamily protein; FUNCTIONS IN: binding; INVOLVED IN: biological_process unknown; LOCATED IN: cellular_component unknown; EXPRESSED IN: 23 plant structures; EXPRESSED DURING: 13 growth stages; CONTAINS InterPro DOMAIN/s: SET domain (InterPro:IPR001214), Tetratricopeptide TPR-1 (InterPro:IPR001440), Tetratricopeptide-like helical (InterPro:IPR011990), Tetratricopeptide repeat-containing (InterPro:IPR013026), Tetratricopeptide repeat (InterPro:IPR019734); BEST Arabidopsis thaliana protein match is: tetratricopetide-repeat thioredoxin-like 4 (TAIR:AT3G58620.1); Has 7233 Blast hits to 6122 proteins in 455 species: Archae - 134; Bacteria - 1092; Metazoa - 2972; Fungi - 793; Plants - 1224; Viruses - 0; Other Eukaryotes - 1018 (source: NCBI BLink).) — MEKLKSLIPEDLLQTVKSSSVDDLLSTSSSLLRLFLGLPQFHQAVSELANPELGCCGKNEETSLDLKRRGNHCFRSRDFDEALRLYSKALRVAPLDAIDGDKSLLASLFLNRANVLHNLGLLKESLRDCHRALRIDPYYAKAWYRRGKLNTLLGNYKDAFRDITVSMSLESSLVGKKQLQNELKAIPDYQNNQTLEHDEYRPSNDAGVDHLPSVQMEVKLRCVSTKEKGRGMVSECDIEEASVIHVEEPFSVVISKSCRETHCHFCLNELPADTVPCPSCSIPVYCSESCQIQSGGMLSTNEMDKHHIFQKLPDDIVEHIKGVTSADIYYFATDLIQEHQHECRGANWPAVLPSDAVLAGRIIMKLINQGKAATDLSNLQEILELSHTYSKMNPENKLELHLLSIVLIWCLSKSSCPNLSVCEASVTQTIILLSQIKVNSIAVARMKSSGDSFKCLPSGNISTKEPIQSLEQIRVGQALYKTGSLFNHSCKPNIHLYFLSRGLIMQTTEFVPTGCPLELSYGPEVGKWDCKNRIRFLEEEYFFHCRCRGCAQINISDLVINGYGCVNTNCTGVVLDSNVATCESEKLNHFFTAPRNVDQQVQMREKVYADVGEVASSLLSKPSGSLHIEPEICLKCGSRCDIENSHAEVNKAWNHMRRVEELMNSGRANYSVLSDCSRSIAVLRTFLHMYNKDIADAEDKVAQACYLAGELVDARKHCEASIKILKRLYEDEHVVIGNEMVKLASIQLASGDSSGAWDTTKRSSQIFSKYYGSHAETLFSYLPCLKQETAKAVNLSTS; from the exons aTGGAGAAATTGAAATCACTGATTCCTGAAGATCTTCTTCAAACGGTGAAAAGCAGCAGCGTCGATGATCTTctttccacttcttcttcgcttCTCCGTTTGTTTCTGGGTCTTCCCCAATTTCACCAA GCGGTGAGTGAGTTAGCGAATCCTGAATTGGGATGCTGTGGGAAGAACGAGGAGACATCTTTGGATTTGAAACGTAGAGGAAATCACTGTTTCCGTAGCCGAGATTTTGACGAAGCTTTGCGATTATACTCCAAGGCTTTACGTGTTGCTCCTCTAGATGCTATTGACGGAGATAAGAGCTTActtgcttctctgtttctgaatAGAGCTAATGTCCTTCAT AATCTTGGTCTTCTCAAAGAGAGTTTGCGGGACTGCCATCGTGCTCTTCGGATTGATCCTTATTATGCAAAG GCGTGGTATAGGAGAGGCAAACTTAATACTCTTCTTGGAAACTATAAAGATGCATTTCGTGACATTACAGTTTCTATGTCGCTTGAGTCATCACTTGTGGGGAAGAAGCAGCTACAAAATGAGCTTAAGGCTATACCTGACTACCAAAATAACCAAACATTGGAACACGATGAATATCGTCCAAGCAATGATGCTGGCGTGG ATCATCTGCCGAGTGTGCAAATGGAAGTAAAGCTGCGTTGTGTGTcgacaaaagagaaaggaagGGGTATGGTATCAGAATGTGATATCGAAGAAGCTTCTGTGATACATGTTGAAGAACCTTTTAGTGTG GTCATATCAAAAAGTTGTCGGGAAACACATTGCCATTTTTGCCTGAATGAGTTGCCTGCTGATACTGTCCCATGTCCATCATGCTCAATACCTGTGTACTGCTCAGAGTCCTGCCAAATCCAATCAGGTGGAATGCTGTCTACAAATGAGATGGATAAGCatcacatttttcaaaaactacCTGATGATATTGTTGAGCATATAAAAGGCGTTACATCAGctgatatttattattttgcgACTGATCTCATTCAAGAACACCAGCATGAGTGTAGGGGAGCCAATTGGCCTGCTGTACTGCCATCTGATGCTGTTTTAGCTGGTCGAATTATAATGAAGTTAATAAATCAAGGGAAAGCAGCTACTGATCTTTCTAACCTTCAGGAGATATTA GAACTTTCCCATACCTACTCTAAGATGAATCCAGAGAACAAGTTGGAGCTGCATCTACTTTCCATAGTATTGATTTGGTGCCTTAGTAAATCTAGCTGCCCTAATCTTTCGGTTTGTGAAGCTTCTGTGACGCAG ACTATCATACTGCTGTCACAAATCAAGGTGAACTCTATAGCTGTTGCCCGTATGAAATCCAGCGGCGATTCTTTCAAGTGCCTCCCATCTGGAAACATCTCAACAAAAGAGCCAATTCAGAGTTTAGAGCAG ATAAGAGTTGGCCAGGCTCTTTATAAAACTGGTAGTTTGTTCAATCATTCCTGCAAACCAAACATCCATTTGTATTTCCTTTCCCGTGGACTGATTATGCAAACTACAGAGTTTGTTCCCACGGGTTGTCCCCTTGAGCTGTCATATGGTCCTGAG GTTGGGAAATGGGACTGCAAAAATCGCATTAGATTTCTTGAAGAGGAGTACTTTTTCCATTGTCGGTGCCGTGGCTGTGCTCAAATTAACATATCAGACCTTGTCATCAATGGGTATGGCTGTGTCAATACAAACTGTACTGGTGTAGTTTTAGATAGTAATGTGGCCACATGTGAGTCCGAGAAgctaaaccatttttttactGCTCCAAGAAACGTGGATCAGCAAGTTCAG ATGAGAGAGAAGGTTTATGCTGATGTTGGGGAAGTGGCTTCGAGTTTGCTAAGTAAACCTAGTGGTTCCCTACATATAGAACCTGAGATATGTTTGAAATGTGGTTCCCGCTGTGACATAGAAAATTCTCATGCAGAGGTGAACAAAGCTTGGAATCACATGAGAAG GGTGGAAGAGTTGATGAATTCAGGACGGGCCAATTATTCTGTATTATCAGATTGTTCAAGGTCCATCGCCGTGCTCAGAACTTTCCTGCACATGTATAACAAAGACATCGCTGAT GCGGAGGATAAGGTTGCTCAGGCGTGCTATTTAGCTGGGGAACTGGTGGATGCAAGAAAGCATTGTGAAGCATCCATTAAG ATTCTGAAGAGGCTGTATGAGGATGAACACGTGGTGATTGGAAATGAAATGGTGAAGCTTGCGTCGATTCAGCTTGCATCAGGTGATTCCAGTGGAGCTTGGGACACTACAAAGAGATCGTCTCAGATATTCTCAAAGTATTACGGGTCACATGCTGAGactctcttctcttatctCCCATGTCTTAAGCAAGAAACTGCCAAAGCTGTGAATTTGTCAACTTCTTAA